The genomic DNA TTGACTCTCAGCTGTTCCTCAGTAGAAATCTTCTCTTCAAACCCACTTTCAGCTTCAATGAAAGTTCTGACCTTCAGTATGAACAAGTTGCCCAGTCCCCACTGAGTAGAGCGTCTGCTCCTCATGGTGCCGTCACCCCCGCCCTCCAAGGACGGGCCGGTGTGTGTTcacggatgggtgtgtgtgttcgcttTGTACCACTCGCAGTGTTTaggattttttcatttttgtgttcGATTATCTCACATTTTAGCTGGTCACTGGTCTAGTGAACTTCAGTAACTTTAAAGTGTTGCATCATTTTGCAGTGCACTGTACATGTGTTTCTTGTGTGCTTAAAATGTATTATGTTTATTgctttgtttaatgttttagAATACTGCAGAATTTTCTATAATATATGGAACATTATCACCTGGGTACATGGTACTTGCCCTGGAGTTTATTTCCAGTAGATTGCCCAGGCCGAATGTGCTTTGACTACCAAaacagtaaatatgtgtgtgcgcacacccTCTTTTTGAGCTCAGTCAGCCCTATTAACACATTCCAGTTAAATACATGACGATTTGATTGAATTTTCTTTGAACATGCAGAAAGAAGAGCTTTAAGATGATCCGATCCCAGTCCATGTCCCTGCAAATCTCGGTGGGTGTGGACTGGGCCCGCCCTGTGGTGGCACCCCTCCTGACCCCACCCACTGCTGCCACCACCATCCCGGACAACTTCCCCGAATACCAGCGAGTCACCATCAGCGGAGACTACTGTGCCGGGGTGAGCGGCCTGGAAGTGTTTGGTGTGGCGTTCAGAGGGTTGGTGGGAGGCTCTTACAGGGTGTTTACGGGCTGCTGTCTCCCTGGGTTCAGATCACCGTCGAGGACTATGAACAAGCGGCTAGGAGCCTGCTGAAGGCGTTATTTATCCGGGAGAAGTACTCCAAGCTGGCCTACCATCGCTTCCCTCGGACCACAGCCCAGTTCCTGCGCAGCGCTGAGAACCTGAAGTGGAGGGAGGAAGATGAAGTCCTGCCAGGTACGTCCGCTCTGCATTGTGCCAAAGTTCCCCATGAAACTTCAGTCATGACATCATCCAGTGATTTGGGCAGATTTTTCTCCCTCAGCTTGTTGAACCTGTTGAACCTGCACGTGATTGACCATCCACCGTCCGATCACGTGCAGATATCTGTCCATGTCCTCAAGAAGGGGAGGATCCCTACAGCATGGAGAACATCCCTGAGAACCTGGGCTACGAGTTGAAAATGAGGGACGGGATCATACACGTGTACGATGACGGCGAGGCCCTCCGTATGGACCAACCTCGCTGCCTCCCTTACCCAGACCTGGAGACATTCGCCATCGATTTGAGTCACGTGTTGGCCATGATCGCAGACGGTCCTACGTGAGTGTGCTAGAAATACGGCGAACAAGATGAACTCTATTTATAGATATGCAAcgaataaagaaaaaatgggTTCGCACATGTTCGTAGGCCTAACGCATCGTTTCTGTGTGTAGAAAGACGTACTGCCACAGACGGCTTAAGTTCCTTGGGTCAAAGTTCTACCTGCATGAGATGCTTAATGAAATGGCAGAACTTAAGGAACTCAAGGGTGTCGCACATCGCGACTTCTACAATGTCAGGAAGGTGGGACTCGGTACTTGGGTTTGATTTGTTGCCACCCAGTTCAGCCTCGCTTAAATactaagttctgttttttacacAGACGTGTTTTGTCGTTGGCTGTCTACAGGTTGACACCCACATCCATGCCGCGGCTTGTATGAACCAGAAACATCTGCTCACCTTCATCCAGAGCACCTATAAGACAGATGCGGAGCGTGTGGTGCTGGAGAAGGCTGGACAGAGACTGACGCTCAAGCAGGTCTTCAGCAACCTGAACATGGACCCCTATCACCTCACAGTGGACTCGCTGGATGTCCACGCTGTAAGGTCCTTCTTGGGGCTCTGGGGTttttttgcttttaaaagtCAGCCATTCCTCTCCGCCGTCAGTGATGTCGATGTGTGTTGacttcactcactcacaggGCAGGCAAACGTTTCACCGTTTTGACAAGTTCAACTCCAAATACAATCCCGTTGGTGCAAGCGAATTACGAGAAATCTACTTGAAAACTGATAATCACATCAAGGGAGAATACTTTGCAAGGTTGATCAAGGTATTCGTCACATTCAGACGCAGGCTACTCTGCACTTTACCAAAAGGTTTTTAATTTACCCTGATATTTCTTGTACTTGCAGGAAGTTGCGCATGACCTAGAAGAGAGTAAATACCAGCACGCCGAGCCCCGCCTGTCCGTGTACGGCCGCTCCCCCGATGAGTGGGAGAGCCTTTCTCATTGGTTCATTCAGCATAAAGTGCACTCCCCCAACC from Brachyhypopomus gauderio isolate BG-103 chromosome 12, BGAUD_0.2, whole genome shotgun sequence includes the following:
- the ampd3a gene encoding AMP deaminase 3 isoform X3, giving the protein MPRRFPRITLSDVDEEVRLLAEKVYASALKDEETKDVLSMYTVPEDCPISLHQAKDRELLRELAEQESEESAKRKKSFKMIRSQSMSLQISVGVDWARPVVAPLLTPPTAATTIPDNFPEYQRVTISGDYCAGITVEDYEQAARSLLKALFIREKYSKLAYHRFPRTTAQFLRSAENLKWREEDEVLPDICPCPQEGEDPYSMENIPENLGYELKMRDGIIHVYDDGEALRMDQPRCLPYPDLETFAIDLSHVLAMIADGPTKTYCHRRLKFLGSKFYLHEMLNEMAELKELKGVAHRDFYNVRKVDTHIHAAACMNQKHLLTFIQSTYKTDAERVVLEKAGQRLTLKQVFSNLNMDPYHLTVDSLDVHAGRQTFHRFDKFNSKYNPVGASELREIYLKTDNHIKGEYFARLIKEVAHDLEESKYQHAEPRLSVYGRSPDEWESLSHWFIQHKVHSPNLRWIIQVPRIYDIFKSRKLVPNFAKMLENIFLPLFEATVNPQQHKELHVFLKYVTGFDSVDDESKHSDHMFSYKSPKPECWTTDDNPPYSYYLFHMYANIMVLNNLRKERGLSTFQFRPHCGEAGSITHLVSAFLTADNISHGLNLKKSPVLQYLYYLAQVPIAMSPLSNNSLFLEYSKNPLREFLHKGLCVSLSTDDPMQFHYTKEALMEEYAIAAQLWKLSTCDLCEIARNSVLQSGLSHQEKKCFLGASYLKDGPDGNDIRRTNVAQIRMAYRYETLCNELSFLVDAVKSEVLASPPQ